In Blastocatellia bacterium, the sequence ATCGATTTCCCTCTGGCGCATCGGTGATACCAGCCCTTTGAAGGTTCTTAACGGGCACAGTTCATGGCCCTCTTGTGTAGCCTTTTCACCTAACAGTAAGAATCTGGTCACGGGTGACTGGGACGGCGAGGTGATTCTTTGGGATCTGGCGTCCGGCACAATGAGTCAAAGGATGCGCGGCCATACTGACTTAGTTACAGGGGTCTCGTTCTCCCCCTCTGGGAAAATCATAGCCTCGTCAAGTAGAGATAAGACGGTACGCATCTGGGATACAATAACGGGGCAGGAACGTGCGACGCTGACGGAAAGTGAGCAGGAGCTTTTCGCCTTAAAATTCCATCCCAAAGGCGATATGCTTGCCGCTGGTGGTTCAGATGGTAGCATCGTGCTATGGCTTTCAGATGCCTCTCCGTTGGTTACAATCTCTCCACAACGGTAGAGCGTTTTTGAGGGACGGCCCAAAACCACCTTTGGATGCGCCGTAAATATCAGAGTGATGTCGGATAAGACGATGCTCCGACGGTGGCGAAGTGAAGGTAGTAGATCAAATTGCCTCGAGCGCGATGGCCCCGCAGTACACCGGCCCACAGAGAAAGAGAAGGACGCGCTCGGTCGTGGCGATCAGTTGCTCCCGGGTGAGGTTGGCCAGGTTGATCAACGGATCGAATGGGATATGCCCGAGCTGGCCGACGTTTTTCAGAAAAACGCGGTCCGGAGGGAAGCCCAGCAGCTTGCCGTGGGTGACTGACGTCAAAGTATTGTAGTCGCCAACCACAATCCAGCGAAAGTCTGCGGGCTGGAGATTGCACGCTTCGTAACAGTCCGCGGCCGCGTTCCTCATGGCGTAGAACATCTCGAGCAGCATTTTGGTGCGGTCGTCCACTTGCTTGTACGGCCGAGTGCCGACGTATGCGAGGCGGAAGGCCCCGTCTTCCCGGGGGGCCTCGCTGCTGACGATGCAGGCCGCCACGCCATCTCCGGCCATCGAGACTGCCTCCGGCAGTAGGCGCGCGCCAGGAGCGCCGAATTTCTCGCCGGCGACGATCAGGATGTTGCGGCTTAGACCCTTGATCACGAGCGCCTCGGCCATGATGAACGCATGCAGGAGATTGGTGCAGGCGCCGTACGTGGCGCAAAGCACGGATGCCCTACAGATTCCCAGACGCTGCAACAACAGGAAGAGGCGATTGCGGGTGTCACGAAACGGACCGGCTGCCGAGGGAACGTCGTCCTCGAAGAGAGCTCCGAAACTTTCGGTCGCGAGAATGACGGTGTCGATGTCTGCTGCCGCGATCCCTGCCGATTGCAGCGACTCGCGAATGCACACCTCCATGGCTTGAGCGAGCGGGCGATTGAGCACCGAGACCCCGAGGATTTGCTGGTCGAGCAACTGGCTTGCCTCCTCCAGCGAGAGGCCCTCGCCAACAAGGTCGCACAGCGGAACGCATTCGCCGACCTCGTATCGAATGGCCCTGATCACGACGTCGCCTCGATCACCGAAATGCACTCCGCGCCGGTCATCCATGGAATGTCCATCATGCGCGTCCATCGTGTGCGGTGTCAACATTCGCGTGATCGAGCGTAGCCTGCGCGACAGAAGAGGAGGCGCGGGGTAGCGAATACGCAGTGACATGTAAGCGGCCGGTCGCGGAAGCATGCGTGTCGCATCACGCAAGAAAGTTGAGAATTATATTATGCATCCCGACATCATCGAAGATTCCGTGGTGATTACCTCCCTCAAGTATTACCAGGTGAGCGCCTTTTATTCGCCCTGCGATCTCACGCGCAGCTTCCACAGCGGCAATCTGATCGTTGCTGCACGCAATAATCATCGTCGGCGCAGTTATACCAATGGCCCACGCATGTTCTGGTTCGCCAAACGATTGTGAAATCATATGGGCATAACGATACAACAGCTCTGGAGTTCTAAAAGGGGTGTTGATGATGCGACGAAGCGCCGGATTGACGCAAGCCGTCAACGAAAGTGTTTGGCCTGCCCCCTGGCCCGGATCTGCCTCCCCGTCGAACTCAGTACGACTCCCCGTTATGAGGCGATGAAAGAGTTGGGCTGATCTCCTACTGCTGGCGATTTCAGGCATCGAAGCGCGCATCGTCTTTTCGTAATGAGTCCGCGGGACGCTCTGTGGCAAATTGAAAGCTCCATTAGCAATCACCAGGCTAAGAGCGCGTTCGGGGTAGAGAGAGGCAAACTTTAGCGCAACCTGTGCGCCGTTACACCAACCGATAATATGGGCTGCCTCTATGCGGTTAGCGTCGAGCAGGCTAACGAGGTCTTCGACGTGATGGCCGATGGCGCATCTTTCAGGGTCGAAGGCACTATCGGAGTTAGGAACCCAGCGCGACTCCCACGTGAGAAATCTAAACGGCGCGGCTAGTCGCTTTGCCAGGGGCAACCAAATGATCGCCGGTATTCCGATGGCGTTGACTAAGACCACCGCAGGGCCCACAGAATTTCCGCCGGTAAACGCGCACAAAGCAATATCGTCCCGGCTTCGCAAACAGGTGCGACGGAAAACGGTTCCTTCCGCCGCCTCTTGAGATTCCCCCATGTACTCCATTACGTAGTCATGTAACTCCTGTCGGTTGATGCCATGATCGCCTGGTAAGGAACGCTCAAACTCTTTACCTTGCTGAAGGTAATCGCAATAAAACTTTAATCTCCTATTCACTGTTGTTTCAAAAGATGTCCGCTCCGGAATGGTTTGCGAGAACGCCGACGTTTGCTCAATTTTCAGGGCTTTAAAGAGCGTCTTGACTATCACTTCGGCTGTAAGATTCGATGCGCTGGTGAGGTGATAGATTGGGCCTCCTGCGAACTCACCGGCTATGAGCTTATTGACGTCAGCCATCATGTGATCAACAGGGATCAGATTGATTTGGGTTGTGGGATTACCGGCGAGGGGAAAGGAATGCGCCGAGCTGGGTAAGCTCGAGCGGAGGTCGAGGAGTTCCTTCACGAAGCCGTACAGTCCGGTTGTGCAACCTCCGGTCATCAAGGTCAGAGAGGGACCAATGACAGTAGACGGTCGGAGAATGCGGTAGTCAATCTGGTGAGTCCGGCAAAAAGTCGCCACCTCATGTTCGGCCAGGCATTGACTCTCCTCATAGAAGTTGTTGAACTCTCCGGGAAGGGGATGAAGTTCCTCGTGCGCGTAGTTGTGAGTGCGTCCTGCTGTGTAAGCTGTAGAGACATGGATGAAACGTTTGGCGCAAATTGAGCGCGCAAAATCCAGCGCGTTGCGAGTGCCGGTTACGTTTTGCGCATACAGCGCATCCTTGTGCGACTCGTCAGTGCTAAACCCGAAGGCGAAGTGCCAGAACTCATCCACTCCCTCGTCTCGCACCTTCGCCAGGGTGATTTCGTCTACTCCGCAGTTTTTCCGCGTAACATCGCCTCTGATTGCGCTCAGTCGGGTTCTCCAGCTTTCAGGTTCGAAAGGAACTCGGTATGAGGCAGTGCAGACTTCAATCCTCTCCAGTATCCGCCGCTCTGCTTCGTCCACCGAAACGCCTCTCGCCAAAGCAATAAATCTTCCGGGCATCCTGGCGCGCCAGAACAGAAAGTGACTGCCCAGGAAGCCGCTTGCGCCAGAGACGCAGAGCGTTTTTCCTAAACCATCGTGGGCCGAATGATTTCTCAGGATGTGGGATTGAGGGCCTGGAAGTGGATTTGAGACATCTGCCATCACAACTCCCGGACGCGCCTGATCGAAACTACAAACATATAGGAAACTCGTGAGGTCATGCCGAAGAATAACCTTCGCCGCGTAGCCGAGCGGCCATCTTATCAATAGTCGGATACTGCGTAAGCAACTCCAGCGGCAGTGTCTGCCCGACCAGTCGTTCGACCTGCAAGAAGAGTCTTGCGGCAAGTAGGGAATAGCCCCCCAGCTCGAAGAAATTGTCGAACACGCCGACGGGCTGAACGTCCAGTACCTCTTCCCAAATCAGGGCTATCCGCTGCTCAAACAGGTCACGCGGGGGCGCGAAGGGGTTAGCCAACGGGGGCCTTCCACGGGGCGGTGGCGGCAGCGCCTTCCGGTCTACTTTCCCGTTCCGATTCATCGGCAGCGACTCAAGCATGACAAAGTAGGCGGGAACCATATACTCAGGCAGCGTCTGCCGTAGAAAATCGCGCAGGTCAGCGTGCGAAGGCGCATGTTGCGTTTCGCGAGGTACAACGTAGGCAACAAGTTGTTTCTCCTTCGACTCATCCTCGCGCGCCACGACGACGGTCTCACGCAGCGAAGCATGCCTGTGCAAGGCGCTCTCGATCTCCCCGAGTTCGATTCGTATGCCACGCAGCTTAACCTGTCCCTCACTCATGCGCCCCAGAATTTCGATCTCGCCGTCAGCGCGCCGCCATGCCCTGTCGCCGGTGCAATATATTCTGTCGCCCGCTACGAACGGGTTCGGGACGAATTTCTCAGCCGTTAGATCGGGACGCCGCCAGTAGCCCCGCGACAAGAGTTCTCCGGACACGCACAACTCGCCCGGCACGCCCTCCGGTAACAGGTTGAGATAGTCATCGAGCACATAGAAGTCCCCGTTATCAATAGCGCGTCCGGCAGGTACTACCTGAATCTTGTCCATCTCGTCTTTCGGGACCTCATACAGTGAGACGACATCAGAGCACTCTGCCGGGCCGTAGACATTTATCAGCCTGCACCGACGGCCCGTCTGGTCGAGC encodes:
- a CDS encoding alpha/beta fold hydrolase, translating into MADVSNPLPGPQSHILRNHSAHDGLGKTLCVSGASGFLGSHFLFWRARMPGRFIALARGVSVDEAERRILERIEVCTASYRVPFEPESWRTRLSAIRGDVTRKNCGVDEITLAKVRDEGVDEFWHFAFGFSTDESHKDALYAQNVTGTRNALDFARSICAKRFIHVSTAYTAGRTHNYAHEELHPLPGEFNNFYEESQCLAEHEVATFCRTHQIDYRILRPSTVIGPSLTLMTGGCTTGLYGFVKELLDLRSSLPSSAHSFPLAGNPTTQINLIPVDHMMADVNKLIAGEFAGGPIYHLTSASNLTAEVIVKTLFKALKIEQTSAFSQTIPERTSFETTVNRRLKFYCDYLQQGKEFERSLPGDHGINRQELHDYVMEYMGESQEAAEGTVFRRTCLRSRDDIALCAFTGGNSVGPAVVLVNAIGIPAIIWLPLAKRLAAPFRFLTWESRWVPNSDSAFDPERCAIGHHVEDLVSLLDANRIEAAHIIGWCNGAQVALKFASLYPERALSLVIANGAFNLPQSVPRTHYEKTMRASMPEIASSRRSAQLFHRLITGSRTEFDGEADPGQGAGQTLSLTACVNPALRRIINTPFRTPELLYRYAHMISQSFGEPEHAWAIGITAPTMIIACSNDQIAAVEAAREIAGRIKGAHLVILEGGNHHGIFDDVGMHNIILNFLA